Proteins encoded by one window of Streptomyces uncialis:
- a CDS encoding glutamate-5-semialdehyde dehydrogenase produces the protein MTSLPPHPPLSAPSPYDNMSEVARAAYRARAAAADIAPLPRATKDDALLAIADALEVRAREIVEANARDIAKAREARTSEAIVDRLTLTPERVRAIASDVRDVVALPDPVGEVVRGSTLPNGIDLRQVRVPLGVVGIIYEARPNVTVDAAALCLKSGNAVLLRGSSSAYESNSALVRVLRDAVGGAGLPADAIQLVPGESRESVRELMRARGLVDVLIPRGGASLIRTVVEESTVPVIETGTGNCHVYVDAQADLDMAVDILINSKAQRPSVCNAAETLLVHADIADAFLPRALEALAEAGVTVHADPRVQAYAEGSKATVVEATAEDWDTEYLSYDIAAAVVDSLDKAVEHIRLWSSGHTEAIVTGSQQAARRFTQLVDSTTVAVNASTRFTDGGQFGFGAEIGISTQKLHARGPMGLPELTSTKYIVTGDGHIRG, from the coding sequence ATGACGTCGCTGCCGCCGCATCCCCCGCTCTCCGCGCCCTCGCCGTACGACAACATGTCCGAGGTCGCCCGCGCCGCCTACCGGGCCCGCGCCGCCGCCGCCGACATCGCGCCGCTGCCCAGGGCCACCAAGGACGACGCGCTGCTGGCGATCGCCGACGCCCTGGAGGTACGGGCCCGCGAGATCGTCGAGGCCAACGCCCGGGACATCGCCAAGGCACGCGAGGCGCGCACCAGCGAGGCCATCGTCGACCGGCTCACCCTGACCCCGGAGCGGGTCCGCGCCATCGCCTCCGACGTACGGGACGTCGTCGCGCTGCCCGACCCCGTCGGTGAGGTCGTCCGCGGCTCCACCCTGCCCAACGGCATCGACCTGCGGCAGGTCCGGGTCCCCCTCGGCGTCGTCGGGATCATCTACGAGGCCCGGCCCAACGTCACCGTCGACGCCGCCGCGCTCTGCCTCAAGTCCGGCAACGCGGTCCTGCTGCGCGGCTCGTCCTCCGCGTACGAGTCGAACAGCGCACTCGTCCGGGTGCTGCGGGACGCCGTCGGCGGCGCCGGACTGCCCGCCGACGCCATCCAGCTCGTCCCCGGCGAGAGCCGTGAGTCGGTCCGGGAACTGATGCGCGCCCGCGGCCTGGTCGACGTGCTCATCCCGCGCGGCGGCGCCTCCCTGATCCGTACGGTCGTGGAGGAGTCCACCGTCCCGGTCATCGAGACCGGCACCGGCAACTGCCATGTCTACGTCGACGCGCAGGCCGACCTCGACATGGCCGTCGACATCCTCATCAACTCCAAGGCGCAGCGCCCCAGCGTCTGCAACGCCGCCGAGACGCTCCTCGTCCACGCGGACATCGCCGACGCCTTCCTGCCGCGCGCCCTCGAAGCGCTCGCCGAGGCCGGGGTCACCGTCCACGCCGACCCCCGCGTCCAGGCGTACGCCGAGGGCAGCAAGGCGACCGTGGTGGAGGCCACCGCCGAGGACTGGGACACCGAGTACCTCTCGTACGACATCGCCGCCGCCGTCGTGGACTCCCTCGACAAGGCCGTCGAGCACATCCGGCTGTGGTCCTCCGGTCACACCGAGGCCATCGTCACCGGTTCGCAGCAGGCGGCCCGCCGCTTCACCCAGCTGGTCGACTCCACGACGGTCGCCGTCAACGCGTCGACCCGCTTCACCGACGGCGGACAGTTCGGCTTCGGTGCCGAGATCGGTATCTCCACCCAGAAGCTGCACGCCCGGGGCCCCATGGGCCTCCCCGAGCTCACCAGCACCAAGTACATCGTCACGGGCGACGGGCACATCCGGGGCTGA
- a CDS encoding bifunctional glycosyltransferase/CDP-glycerol:glycerophosphate glycerophosphotransferase, whose protein sequence is MAPRLSVVVPIYNVEEYLPACLDSLEAQTLREIEVLMVDDGSPDGSAAIAAEYAARDSRFKLIRKENGGLGAARNTGIGRMSPVSEFLAFVDSDDVIPPDAYRLMVTSLDESGSDFCTGNVFHLRGEKSWQVPLFKMLSGEAQQRTHISEMPKLVADRIACNKVFRRTFWEKYGFSFPEGILHEDIPVVLPAHYRAEAIDIIGEPTYFWRLREGEAAPSITQRRKEPQAIRDRVAAVSMVSEFLAAQPGPEFAEYKRKYDNRVLRDDLRLFLRVLPEADAEFHAAFLEATNRYLDTIDQKIVMALPISLRVQWLLVRKHQMAELIALLASQRRKDPIEVTGTFRKYAGFAPLEAAGIELPKAALRIDKDLALKAPLRSVEWHDGKLVLSGDAWIDKVDMASKRSSVKVVQLKHGKSGRRIFAPAKNVHRPETTTDSGQKRYNYDWAGWELTVDPAKLRKGGAWQEGIWHVGINVYASGLVRRSGVWARGGSAANFPMYHWLDNDHRLLPVVERSALKLRLEKVKAVITDRRVEDDHLVVIGELRAGAPSAENLTLRLSNSKSGEAMEYPADVQITSAGRVFTARVPLAEVALVPNPALEGKAQPRRRMWSTVLVATDADGTEHRYSSVMRDGLVDLRQDLPASMGPDAAHHEIAMISGNNGYLKVVGRARRAVLTAIAERGGKLVLNGYSSERLIGAELLVKARGRYDERTVPVEWQSDGRFAVAFDPSSLGGAGNVSLKAGRWNIFLRLPDQDEVPKAAFVIERLAAKSFPLHTVIAGRRYWFENRWGDFPQLNCRSELNDMERGPYRQLQLRREVYEPSRQLPLKDQVFFFSYNGKQYSDSPRAMHEELLSRGSDLKYLWAVRDGQVVLPPSADKVRMWGREWFEALATSRYIVTNGHLPEWVERRPGQVIVQTWHGTMLKKIGHDIETLHFDREYQARLALEANNWSLLVSSNRFSTPILKRAFSYDGEILEAGYPRNDYLYSPDRDKITESVKTKLGLPPEKKVVLYAPTWRDDRSHSAGQYRFDMKINLEDAKARLGHDHVLLVRRHSNIVDAVPGAGNGFVYDVSEYPDIAELYLAADIMITDYSSVMFDYAHLKRPMLFFTYDLEHYRDTLRGFYFDFEEDSPGPLIRTSEELIESIRRIEEVKVEYQARFDRFHHLFCDLDDGSASKRVVDRMLEQARQG, encoded by the coding sequence ATGGCCCCCCGGCTCAGTGTCGTCGTACCCATCTACAACGTGGAGGAGTACCTTCCGGCGTGCCTCGACTCGCTGGAGGCGCAGACGCTGCGTGAGATCGAAGTCCTCATGGTGGACGACGGGTCCCCGGACGGCTCGGCGGCCATCGCCGCCGAGTACGCGGCCCGCGACTCCCGCTTCAAGCTCATACGCAAGGAGAACGGCGGTCTCGGGGCGGCCCGGAACACCGGCATCGGCCGGATGTCCCCCGTGTCGGAGTTCCTGGCCTTCGTGGACAGCGACGACGTGATCCCGCCGGACGCCTACCGGCTGATGGTCACGAGCCTGGACGAGTCCGGCTCGGACTTCTGCACCGGCAACGTCTTCCATCTGCGGGGCGAGAAGTCCTGGCAGGTGCCGCTGTTCAAGATGCTCTCCGGTGAGGCGCAGCAGCGCACCCACATCTCGGAGATGCCGAAGCTGGTCGCGGACCGTATCGCCTGCAACAAGGTGTTCCGCCGGACCTTCTGGGAGAAGTACGGCTTCTCCTTCCCCGAGGGCATCCTGCACGAGGACATCCCCGTCGTGCTGCCCGCGCACTACCGTGCCGAGGCCATCGACATCATCGGTGAGCCGACGTACTTCTGGCGGCTGCGCGAGGGCGAGGCGGCCCCGTCGATCACCCAGCGCCGCAAGGAGCCGCAGGCGATCCGGGACCGGGTCGCCGCGGTCAGCATGGTCAGTGAGTTCCTGGCCGCCCAGCCCGGCCCCGAGTTCGCCGAGTACAAGCGGAAGTACGACAACCGGGTCCTCCGTGACGACCTGCGGCTGTTCCTGCGGGTGCTCCCCGAGGCCGACGCGGAGTTCCACGCGGCGTTCCTCGAAGCCACCAACCGCTATCTCGACACGATCGACCAGAAGATCGTCATGGCGCTGCCGATCAGCCTGCGGGTGCAGTGGCTGCTGGTCCGCAAGCACCAGATGGCCGAGCTGATCGCGCTGCTCGCCTCGCAGCGCCGCAAGGACCCCATCGAGGTCACCGGCACGTTCCGCAAGTACGCCGGGTTCGCGCCGCTGGAAGCGGCCGGTATCGAGCTGCCGAAGGCCGCCCTGCGGATCGACAAGGACCTCGCGCTGAAGGCGCCGCTGCGTTCGGTGGAATGGCACGACGGCAAGCTGGTGCTGTCCGGTGACGCGTGGATCGACAAGGTCGACATGGCCTCCAAGCGCAGCAGCGTGAAGGTCGTCCAGCTCAAGCACGGCAAGTCGGGCCGCCGTATCTTCGCGCCCGCCAAGAACGTCCACCGGCCCGAGACGACCACCGACTCCGGTCAGAAGCGCTACAACTACGACTGGGCCGGCTGGGAACTGACCGTCGACCCGGCCAAGCTGCGCAAGGGCGGAGCCTGGCAGGAGGGCATCTGGCACGTCGGCATCAATGTGTACGCCTCCGGTCTGGTGCGGCGCAGCGGTGTCTGGGCGCGCGGCGGTTCGGCCGCGAACTTCCCCATGTACCACTGGCTCGACAACGACCACCGGCTGCTCCCCGTGGTGGAGCGCAGTGCGCTGAAGCTGCGGCTGGAGAAGGTCAAGGCGGTCATCACCGACCGCCGGGTCGAGGACGACCACCTCGTGGTCATCGGTGAGCTGCGCGCGGGGGCGCCGTCCGCCGAGAACCTGACGCTGCGGCTCAGCAACTCCAAGAGCGGCGAGGCCATGGAGTACCCGGCCGACGTGCAGATCACGTCCGCGGGCCGGGTCTTCACCGCGCGGGTGCCGCTCGCGGAGGTGGCGCTGGTCCCCAACCCGGCTCTGGAGGGCAAGGCCCAGCCGCGCCGCCGGATGTGGAGCACGGTCCTCGTCGCGACCGACGCGGACGGCACCGAGCACCGCTACAGCAGTGTCATGCGGGACGGCCTGGTGGACCTGCGCCAGGACCTCCCGGCGTCCATGGGACCGGACGCGGCCCACCATGAGATCGCGATGATCTCCGGCAACAACGGCTATCTCAAGGTCGTCGGGCGGGCCCGTCGCGCGGTGCTGACCGCCATCGCCGAGCGCGGCGGCAAGCTCGTCCTCAACGGCTACAGCAGCGAGCGGCTCATCGGCGCGGAACTGCTGGTCAAGGCCCGTGGCCGGTACGACGAGCGGACCGTGCCCGTCGAGTGGCAGTCGGACGGGCGCTTCGCCGTGGCGTTCGACCCCTCGTCGCTGGGCGGCGCGGGCAACGTCTCGCTGAAGGCCGGCCGCTGGAACATCTTCCTGCGGCTGCCGGACCAGGACGAGGTGCCGAAGGCCGCGTTCGTCATCGAGCGCCTCGCGGCGAAGAGCTTCCCGCTCCATACGGTGATCGCCGGCCGCCGCTACTGGTTCGAGAACCGCTGGGGCGACTTCCCCCAGCTCAACTGCCGTTCCGAGCTCAACGACATGGAGCGCGGCCCCTACCGTCAGCTCCAGCTGCGCCGCGAGGTGTACGAGCCCAGCCGTCAGCTGCCGCTGAAGGACCAGGTGTTCTTCTTCAGCTACAACGGCAAGCAGTACTCCGACAGCCCCCGGGCCATGCACGAGGAGCTGCTGTCGCGCGGCAGCGACCTCAAGTACCTGTGGGCCGTGCGCGACGGACAGGTGGTCCTTCCGCCGTCCGCCGACAAGGTCCGGATGTGGGGCCGGGAGTGGTTCGAGGCGCTGGCGACCTCCCGCTACATCGTCACCAACGGGCATCTGCCCGAGTGGGTGGAGCGGCGGCCGGGCCAGGTCATCGTGCAGACGTGGCACGGCACCATGCTGAAGAAGATCGGCCACGACATCGAGACGCTGCACTTCGACCGCGAGTACCAGGCGCGGCTGGCCCTGGAGGCCAACAACTGGAGCCTGCTCGTCTCGTCCAACCGGTTCTCCACCCCGATCCTCAAGCGGGCCTTCTCGTACGACGGGGAGATCCTGGAGGCGGGCTACCCCCGCAACGACTATCTGTACTCCCCCGACCGGGACAAGATCACCGAGTCGGTGAAGACGAAGCTGGGGCTGCCGCCGGAGAAGAAGGTCGTGCTGTACGCGCCGACCTGGCGGGACGACCGGTCGCACAGCGCGGGCCAGTACCGGTTCGACATGAAGATCAACCTTGAGGACGCGAAGGCCCGGCTGGGCCACGACCATGTGCTGCTGGTCCGGCGCCACTCGAACATCGTGGACGCGGTGCCCGGCGCGGGCAACGGCTTCGTGTACGACGTCTCCGAGTACCCGGACATCGCCGAGCTGTACCTGGCCGCGGACATCATGATCACCGACTACTCGTCCGTGATGTTCGACTACGCGCACCTCAAGCGGCCGATGCTGTTCTTCACGTACGACCTGGAGCACTACCGGGACACGCTGCGCGGGTTCTACTTCGACTTCGAGGAGGATTCGCCCGGTCCGCTGATCCGTACCTCGGAGGAGCTGATCGAGTCGATCCGGCGGATCGAGGAGGTCAAGGTGGAGTACCAGGCGCGGTTCGACCGCTTCCACCACCTGTTCTGCGACCTGGACGACGGGTCCGCGTCGAAGCGGGTCGTGGACCGGATGCTGGAGCAGGCCCGCCAGGGCTGA
- the galE gene encoding UDP-glucose 4-epimerase GalE yields the protein MSWLVTGGAGYIGAHVVRALTEGGQRVVVYDDLSTGSRDRLPDGVPLVVGSVLDRLALDAALREHGVTGVVHIAGKKQVAESVEKPLFYYRENVTGLQTLLDAMRDADIDRLVFSSSAAVYGMPDVTLVTEDTPCAPMSPYGETKLIGEWLINGASRAYGLRAASLRYFNVAGAASAELADSGVFNLIPMVFERLEADQAPLIFGDDYATPDGTCVRDYIHVQDIASAHLAAALRLTDAEPGTALTLNIGRGEGSSVQEMVERILKVTGREDIAPEVTARRPGDPARVVAAADRIRAELGWSARHGVDEMIESAWAGWRHRHP from the coding sequence ATGAGCTGGCTGGTGACGGGCGGTGCCGGATACATCGGGGCGCATGTCGTGCGCGCGCTGACCGAGGGCGGCCAGCGGGTCGTCGTCTACGACGATCTGTCGACCGGAAGCCGCGACCGGCTCCCGGACGGGGTGCCGCTCGTGGTCGGCAGCGTCCTGGACCGTCTCGCGCTCGACGCGGCCCTGCGCGAGCACGGGGTGACGGGCGTGGTGCACATCGCGGGGAAGAAGCAGGTCGCGGAGTCCGTCGAGAAGCCGCTCTTCTACTACCGCGAGAACGTCACGGGACTCCAGACCCTCCTCGACGCCATGCGTGACGCGGACATCGACCGGCTGGTGTTCTCCTCGTCCGCCGCCGTCTACGGCATGCCGGACGTGACCCTCGTCACCGAGGACACCCCCTGTGCCCCGATGAGCCCCTACGGCGAGACGAAGCTGATCGGCGAGTGGCTGATCAACGGCGCCTCCCGCGCGTACGGGCTGCGGGCCGCCTCGCTGCGGTACTTCAACGTCGCGGGCGCCGCCTCCGCCGAACTGGCCGACTCCGGGGTCTTCAACCTGATCCCGATGGTCTTCGAGCGGCTAGAGGCCGACCAGGCCCCGCTGATCTTCGGCGACGACTACGCCACCCCCGACGGCACCTGCGTACGCGACTACATCCACGTCCAGGACATCGCCTCCGCGCATCTCGCGGCCGCCCTGCGGCTCACGGACGCCGAGCCGGGCACCGCGCTCACCCTCAACATCGGCCGCGGTGAGGGCAGCTCGGTCCAGGAGATGGTGGAACGCATCCTCAAGGTGACCGGGCGCGAGGACATCGCCCCCGAGGTCACCGCCCGCCGGCCGGGCGACCCCGCCCGGGTCGTCGCCGCCGCCGACCGTATCCGCGCGGAACTCGGCTGGTCCGCGCGGCACGGGGTGGACGAGATGATCGAGTCGGCGTGGGCGGGCTGGCGCCACCGCCACCCCTGA
- the proB gene encoding glutamate 5-kinase, which translates to MRRGVGQAHRIVVKIGSSSLTTAAGGLDADRVDALVDVLAKTRDGGARELVLVSSGAIAAGLAPLGLRRRPKDLARQQAAASVGQGLLMARYTASFARYGIRVGQILLTTDDTSRRAHHRNASRTLDKLLAMGALPVVNENDTVATDEIRFGDNDRLAALVAHLVRADLLVLLSDIDGLYDGDPSRPGTSRLAEIRGPADLDGVEIGSTGRAGVGTGGMVTKVEAARIAAAAGIPVVLTSAVHAADALAGRDTGTFFHATGRRSADRLLWLQHASTPRGALTLDDGAVRAVVEGRKSLLPAGIAAVEGEFTAGDPVELRDTAGRAVARGLVNFDAKELPQLLGRSTRDLARDLGPAYEREVVHRDDLVLLAP; encoded by the coding sequence ATCCGGCGGGGGGTCGGGCAGGCGCACCGGATCGTCGTCAAGATCGGGTCGTCCTCGCTCACCACCGCGGCGGGCGGACTCGACGCGGACCGGGTGGACGCCCTCGTGGACGTCCTCGCCAAGACCCGCGACGGCGGGGCGAGGGAACTCGTCCTGGTGTCCTCCGGCGCGATCGCGGCCGGACTCGCCCCGCTCGGGCTGCGCCGCCGCCCCAAGGACCTCGCCCGGCAGCAGGCCGCCGCCAGCGTCGGCCAGGGGCTGCTCATGGCCCGGTACACCGCGTCGTTCGCCCGGTACGGCATCCGCGTCGGCCAGATCCTCCTCACCACCGACGACACCAGCCGCCGCGCCCATCACCGCAACGCGTCCCGCACCCTCGACAAGCTCCTCGCGATGGGGGCGCTGCCCGTCGTCAACGAGAACGACACCGTCGCCACCGACGAGATCCGCTTCGGCGACAACGACCGGCTGGCGGCCCTGGTCGCCCATCTGGTCCGCGCCGACCTGCTCGTCCTCCTCTCCGACATCGACGGTCTGTACGACGGTGACCCGAGCCGCCCCGGCACCTCCCGGCTCGCCGAGATCCGCGGGCCCGCCGACCTCGACGGGGTGGAGATCGGCAGCACCGGCCGCGCCGGGGTCGGGACCGGCGGCATGGTCACCAAGGTCGAGGCGGCCCGGATCGCCGCCGCCGCCGGGATTCCCGTCGTGCTGACCTCCGCCGTCCACGCGGCGGACGCCCTCGCCGGACGGGACACCGGGACGTTCTTCCACGCCACCGGCCGCCGCTCCGCCGACCGGCTGCTGTGGCTCCAGCACGCGTCGACCCCGCGCGGTGCCCTCACCCTGGACGACGGCGCCGTACGGGCGGTCGTCGAGGGCCGCAAGTCGCTGCTGCCCGCCGGGATCGCCGCGGTCGAGGGCGAGTTCACGGCGGGTGACCCCGTCGAGCTCCGTGACACCGCGGGACGGGCGGTCGCCCGCGGTCTCGTCAACTTCGACGCGAAGGAGCTGCCCCAGCTGCTCGGCCGCTCCACCCGGGACCTCGCCCGGGACCTCGGGCCCGCGTACGAGCGGGAGGTCGTCCACCGCGACGATCTGGTCCTGCTCGCTCCGTGA
- a CDS encoding bifunctional glycosyltransferase/CDP-glycerol:glycerophosphate glycerophosphotransferase, with protein MPRLTLVVPVFKVQGYVAECLDSILRQDWTDFEVVAVDDCSPDGSGAILDDYASRDDRIRVIHLTENVGLGRARNAGLAQARGDYVLFLDSDDTLDPGALAAIGHRLEATGDPDILVYDYVRTYWSGEIQPNKWAGVLRDEGDGALPLQDRPELLDLLQIVWNKAYRREFVEREGLRFPPGYYEDAPWTFCALISAERIAVLDRVCVHYRQRREGGNILGTVSRNHFDVFEQYERVFGFLAARPERDRWRPRLFRKMVDQYLTILGRPDRLPQDARAEFFHRAAADYAARVPEGFTRPSGHVGYKYAMLERDSYSALVGATKAVRTRAAVKRRATAAVKRSKRGAMGLYYQSQLRAPIDENLALFSAYWSRSVSCNPAAIAAELARLAPRMRQVWAVRADSTAGVPKGVEIVRVGSREYWSALARAKYLVNNVNFADALVKREGQIHLQTHHGTPLKTMGLDQRKYPASTSMDFEKLLERCDRWDYSLASNRHSTTVWERVYPCSYTSLETGYPRNDVLVNGTADDVRRARAALGLSDSTTAFLYMPTHREYQGEFRSRLDLARIVEELGEDVTLLVRGHYFYSSSPQLADLQRSGRVIDVSGTHPVEDLYLAADALITDYSSAMFDYAVLDRPIVVFADDWDVYRVVRGTYFDLMAEPPGPVARSEDALISLLRSDEWRGADAARLRSAFRRRFCEFDDGRAAERVVRRVFLGEQTPLPLVPFDERSHAPYPAQLLELVERA; from the coding sequence ATGCCCAGACTCACGCTCGTCGTTCCCGTTTTCAAGGTGCAAGGCTATGTGGCCGAGTGTCTCGACTCGATCCTGCGCCAGGACTGGACGGACTTCGAGGTCGTCGCGGTCGACGACTGCTCGCCCGACGGATCCGGCGCGATACTCGACGACTACGCGTCACGCGACGACCGAATACGCGTGATCCACCTCACGGAGAACGTCGGCCTCGGCCGCGCCCGCAACGCCGGCCTCGCGCAGGCCCGTGGCGACTACGTCCTCTTCCTCGACAGCGACGACACCCTGGACCCGGGCGCGCTGGCGGCAATAGGCCACCGCCTTGAGGCAACCGGTGACCCCGACATCCTTGTCTATGACTATGTGCGCACCTACTGGAGCGGTGAGATACAGCCGAACAAGTGGGCCGGCGTACTGCGCGACGAGGGCGACGGGGCACTCCCCCTCCAGGACCGCCCCGAGCTGCTGGACCTGCTCCAGATCGTGTGGAACAAGGCGTACCGCCGGGAGTTCGTGGAGCGCGAGGGCCTCCGCTTCCCGCCCGGGTACTACGAGGACGCCCCCTGGACGTTCTGCGCGCTGATCTCCGCCGAGCGCATCGCCGTACTGGACCGGGTGTGCGTCCACTACCGGCAGCGCCGTGAGGGCGGCAACATACTCGGTACGGTCAGCCGCAACCACTTCGACGTGTTCGAGCAGTACGAGCGGGTCTTCGGCTTCCTGGCGGCGCGCCCCGAGCGGGACCGGTGGCGGCCCCGGCTGTTCCGCAAGATGGTCGACCAGTACCTGACGATCCTCGGCCGTCCGGACCGCCTCCCGCAGGACGCGCGCGCCGAGTTCTTCCACCGGGCCGCCGCCGACTACGCCGCCCGGGTCCCGGAGGGCTTCACCCGCCCGTCGGGCCACGTCGGCTACAAGTACGCGATGCTGGAGCGGGACTCCTACTCCGCGCTGGTGGGCGCCACCAAGGCGGTCCGGACCCGGGCGGCCGTCAAGCGCCGGGCCACCGCCGCGGTCAAGCGCTCCAAGCGCGGCGCGATGGGCCTCTACTACCAGTCGCAGCTGCGCGCCCCGATCGACGAGAACCTGGCGCTGTTCTCCGCGTACTGGAGCCGCAGCGTCTCCTGCAACCCGGCCGCGATCGCCGCGGAGCTGGCGCGGCTGGCCCCGCGGATGCGGCAGGTGTGGGCGGTGCGGGCCGACAGCACGGCCGGGGTGCCGAAGGGCGTGGAGATCGTCCGGGTCGGCTCCCGTGAGTACTGGTCGGCGCTCGCCCGCGCCAAGTACCTGGTGAACAACGTCAACTTCGCCGACGCGCTGGTCAAGCGCGAGGGCCAGATCCATCTCCAGACCCACCACGGCACCCCGCTGAAGACCATGGGGCTCGACCAGCGGAAGTACCCCGCGTCGACCAGCATGGACTTCGAGAAGCTGCTGGAGCGCTGCGACCGCTGGGACTACAGCCTCGCCTCCAACCGCCACTCCACCACCGTCTGGGAGCGGGTCTACCCCTGCTCGTACACCTCGCTGGAGACCGGCTACCCGCGCAACGACGTGCTGGTGAACGGCACCGCGGACGATGTCCGCCGGGCCCGTGCCGCGCTCGGGCTGTCCGACTCGACGACCGCCTTCCTCTACATGCCGACCCACCGCGAGTACCAGGGCGAGTTCCGCTCCCGGCTGGACCTCGCCCGGATCGTCGAGGAGCTGGGGGAGGACGTGACGCTGCTGGTGCGCGGTCACTACTTCTACTCCTCGTCACCGCAGCTCGCGGACCTCCAGCGCAGCGGCCGGGTCATCGATGTGTCCGGGACGCACCCCGTCGAGGACCTGTACCTGGCGGCGGACGCGCTGATCACCGACTACTCGTCGGCGATGTTCGACTACGCCGTGCTGGACCGTCCGATCGTCGTCTTCGCGGACGACTGGGACGTGTACCGGGTGGTGCGCGGCACCTACTTCGACCTGATGGCGGAGCCGCCGGGTCCGGTGGCCCGTTCCGAGGACGCGCTGATCTCCCTGCTGCGTTCCGACGAGTGGCGCGGCGCCGACGCCGCGCGGCTGCGGTCGGCGTTCCGCCGCAGGTTCTGCGAGTTCGACGACGGCCGGGCCGCCGAGCGGGTGGTGCGCCGGGTGTTCCTCGGCGAGCAGACCCCGCTCCCCCTCGTGCCGTTCGACGAGCGTTCACACGCTCCGTATCCCGCCCAGCTGCTCGAACTGGTCGAGCGGGCCTGA
- the obgE gene encoding GTPase ObgE, which produces MTTFVDRVELHVAAGNGGHGCASVHREKFKPLGGPDGGNGGRGGDVTLVVDQSVTTLLDYHHSPHRKATNGKPGEGGNRSGKDGQDLVLPVPDGTVVLDGQGNVLADLVGHGTTYVAAQGGRGGLGNAALSSARRKAPGFALLGVPGGLQDVVLELKTVADVALVGYPSAGKSSLISVLSAAKPKIADYPFTTLVPNLGVVTAGSTVYTIADVPGLIPGASQGKGLGLEFLRHVERCSVLVHVLDTATLESDRDPVSDLDVIEEELKSYGGLDDRPRVVVLNKIDVPDGKDLAELVRPDLEKRGYRVFEISAVAHTGLKELSFGLADIVAKARAAKPKEEATRIVIRPKAVDDAGFTVTPEEDGLYRVRGEKPERWVRQTDFSNDEAVGYLADRLNRLGVEAALMKAGARSGDGVAIGPEDNAVVFDWEPTMMAGAEMLGRRGEDHRFEPPRPAEQRRRDKEAERDEAQREYDDFEPF; this is translated from the coding sequence ATGACCACCTTCGTGGACCGCGTCGAGCTGCATGTCGCCGCGGGTAACGGGGGCCACGGCTGTGCCTCCGTTCACCGGGAGAAGTTCAAGCCGCTCGGCGGCCCGGACGGCGGCAACGGTGGCCGGGGCGGTGATGTGACCCTGGTCGTCGACCAGTCGGTCACCACCCTGCTCGACTACCACCACAGCCCCCATCGCAAGGCGACCAACGGCAAGCCCGGTGAGGGCGGCAACCGCTCCGGCAAGGACGGTCAGGACCTGGTCCTGCCGGTGCCGGACGGCACCGTCGTCCTCGACGGCCAGGGCAATGTCCTCGCGGACCTCGTCGGCCACGGCACCACCTATGTCGCCGCGCAGGGCGGCCGGGGCGGGCTCGGCAACGCCGCGCTGTCGTCGGCCCGCCGCAAGGCGCCCGGCTTCGCGCTGCTGGGTGTGCCCGGCGGCCTCCAGGACGTGGTCCTGGAGCTGAAGACGGTCGCGGACGTGGCGCTCGTCGGCTACCCCAGCGCGGGCAAGTCCTCGCTGATCTCCGTGCTCTCGGCGGCCAAGCCGAAGATCGCGGACTACCCCTTCACCACCCTGGTGCCCAACCTCGGGGTGGTGACCGCGGGCTCGACCGTCTACACCATCGCGGACGTGCCCGGACTCATCCCGGGCGCCAGCCAGGGCAAGGGCCTCGGCCTGGAGTTCCTGCGCCATGTGGAGCGGTGCAGCGTCCTCGTCCATGTCCTCGACACGGCGACGCTGGAGTCGGACCGTGACCCCGTCTCCGACCTCGATGTCATCGAGGAGGAGCTGAAGAGCTACGGCGGGCTGGACGACCGGCCCCGCGTCGTGGTCCTCAACAAGATCGACGTCCCCGACGGCAAGGACCTCGCGGAGCTGGTCCGCCCCGATCTGGAGAAGCGCGGATACCGTGTCTTCGAGATCTCGGCGGTCGCGCACACGGGTCTGAAGGAGCTGTCCTTCGGGCTCGCCGACATCGTGGCGAAGGCGCGTGCCGCCAAGCCCAAGGAGGAGGCGACCCGGATCGTCATCCGTCCCAAGGCGGTGGACGACGCGGGCTTCACCGTCACTCCCGAGGAGGACGGCCTGTACCGGGTGCGCGGCGAGAAGCCGGAGCGCTGGGTGCGGCAGACCGACTTCAGCAACGACGAGGCCGTCGGCTACCTCGCGGACCGGCTCAACCGGCTCGGTGTCGAGGCCGCGCTGATGAAGGCGGGCGCGCGCAGCGGTGACGGGGTCGCGATCGGACCCGAGGACAACGCGGTGGTCTTCGACTGGGAGCCCACCATGATGGCCGGCGCGGAGATGCTCGGCCGCCGCGGTGAGGACCACCGTTTCGAGCCGCCCCGCCCGGCCGAGCAGCGCCGCCGGGACAAGGAAGCGGAGCGGGACGAGGCCCAGCGCGAGTACGACGACTTCGAGCCGTTCTGA